One Cloacibacillus sp. genomic window carries:
- a CDS encoding DNA topoisomerase subunit B, with the protein MEDMDIMANTQQNGANASDYTAKDIHVLEGLEAVRKRPGMYIGDQSQRGLHHLVYEVVDNSIDESLAGFCDTIDVTINPDGSVTVIDNGRGIPTEQHESGKSAAEVVLTVLHAGGKFDKSAYQVSGGLHGVGISVVNALSIWLELTIWRNGKEYHQRYERGIPMTQLEVAGDTELRGTRVQFMPDDEIFSTTEFQADILKQRLRELAFLNSHITINFEDQRPEKPEKKSYHYPGGISAFVEYLNKGKEVLFKEPVVINGEKDKTQLEVAIQYNDTYIERLFGFVNLINTIEGGTHVAGFRSAMTRAINDEARKLKILKEKDTNLSGDDLKEGLTAVISVKVMEPQFEGQTKTKLGNNDVKGIVDSIVYEGLKNALDERPEILKPIVESALRARQAREAAKKAKELVRRKSVMSGLTLPGKLSDCSNRNPADCEIYIVEGDSAGGSAKQGRNREFQAILPLRGKILNVEKARLEKILSSETIRNIILALGCGVGDDFNEDKLRYHKIFIMADADVDGAHIRTLLLTLFFRYMPQIIEKGYLYVAQPPLFRVQSGKEITYCFSEK; encoded by the coding sequence ATGGAAGATATGGACATCATGGCAAACACACAGCAGAACGGGGCGAACGCCTCGGATTATACAGCAAAGGACATTCACGTTCTTGAAGGGCTTGAGGCGGTACGCAAGCGCCCCGGCATGTACATCGGCGACCAGAGCCAGCGCGGCCTGCACCACCTCGTCTACGAAGTGGTGGACAACTCGATAGACGAGTCGCTCGCCGGCTTCTGCGACACGATCGACGTAACGATCAACCCCGATGGCAGCGTCACCGTCATCGACAACGGCCGAGGCATACCCACAGAGCAGCACGAATCCGGCAAGTCGGCGGCTGAGGTAGTCCTCACCGTTCTCCACGCCGGAGGCAAGTTTGACAAGAGCGCCTATCAGGTCTCAGGCGGGCTCCACGGCGTCGGCATATCCGTCGTCAACGCCCTCTCCATCTGGCTCGAGCTGACGATCTGGCGCAACGGCAAAGAATACCACCAGCGCTACGAGCGCGGCATCCCCATGACGCAGCTGGAGGTCGCCGGCGATACGGAACTGCGCGGCACGCGCGTGCAGTTCATGCCGGACGACGAGATATTCTCCACGACGGAATTCCAGGCCGACATCCTCAAACAGCGCCTGCGCGAACTCGCCTTCCTGAACTCGCATATCACCATCAACTTCGAGGACCAGCGCCCCGAGAAACCGGAGAAAAAGAGCTATCACTACCCCGGAGGCATCTCCGCCTTTGTCGAATACCTCAACAAGGGCAAAGAGGTTCTCTTCAAGGAGCCCGTGGTGATCAACGGAGAAAAGGACAAGACACAGCTTGAGGTGGCGATCCAGTACAACGACACCTATATTGAAAGGCTCTTCGGCTTCGTCAACCTTATCAACACCATCGAGGGCGGCACCCACGTCGCGGGCTTCCGCTCCGCGATGACGCGCGCGATAAACGACGAGGCGCGCAAACTAAAGATACTCAAAGAAAAAGACACCAACCTCTCCGGCGACGACCTTAAAGAGGGTCTCACCGCCGTCATCTCCGTCAAGGTGATGGAGCCTCAGTTCGAGGGACAGACCAAGACCAAGCTCGGCAACAACGACGTAAAGGGCATCGTCGACTCCATCGTCTACGAGGGGCTCAAGAACGCCCTCGACGAACGCCCGGAGATACTGAAGCCGATCGTCGAAAGCGCCCTCCGCGCGCGCCAGGCCCGCGAGGCGGCGAAGAAGGCCAAGGAGCTCGTGCGCCGCAAATCGGTCATGAGCGGCCTCACCCTGCCCGGCAAGCTCTCCGACTGCTCGAACCGCAACCCCGCGGACTGCGAGATATACATCGTCGAGGGAGACTCCGCGGGCGGCAGCGCCAAACAGGGGCGCAACCGCGAATTCCAGGCGATACTGCCGCTGCGCGGCAAAATACTCAACGTCGAAAAGGCGCGCCTTGAAAAGATCCTCAGCAGCGAGACGATACGCAACATCATCCTCGCCCTCGGCTGCGGCGTCGGCGACGACTTCAACGAGGACAAGCTGCGCTATCACAAAATATTCATCATGGCCGATGCCGACGTCGACGGAGCCCACATCAGGACGCTGCTGCTCACCCTCTTCTTCCGCTACATGCCGCAGATCATCGAAAAGGGCTATCTCTACGTCGCGCAGCCGCCGCTCTTCCGCGTGCAGAGCGGCAAGGAGATCACCTACTGCTTCTCCGAAAAAGA